A window from Triticum aestivum cultivar Chinese Spring chromosome 6D, IWGSC CS RefSeq v2.1, whole genome shotgun sequence encodes these proteins:
- the LOC123143708 gene encoding protein REPRESSOR OF SILENCING 3 isoform X1 produces the protein MAATAAAEADGGGAVTTRLFVGGLAEGVSAADLEAVFGSIGRVAGVEFVRTSGRSFAYVDFQCPSHKALAKLFSTYNGCKWKGGKLKLEKAKEHYLVRLKREWEQEAAAAAAAQEMHAEDNVDKQEEKEKRKLEKDALESSKLNIYFPRLRKLKPLPFKGSGKHKYSFRNIEVPSYPIHFCDCEEHCGPPEKANEEYAAVLNRVAYEKERNIMNSVMSKLFEKDTEQIDSSELQKQGDVVNIMEPSDAETEPSNAETEPSDTETEPSDSDNDLPMEETTETPEEDLDDLQMEETDDPSEEELDDDLVINIAPRKANNSAAQLNRANQAVNKDERFRKRQHFDEISPQKKRQKPEDLSEPRNQKQSTSMNADRRTTGRSLPSVAVAIQNEQKSSVLSGKGTHGFSSVLDRAKSSAGLEGVDALTGRSTKNEGSQNELPTAEPKKGSVWTQKSAWRDLVGGMGATSFSISQILPNISPAPPKLEPATETSVACTEARREVTSLGMTSLESPAAITQPSSEQNLLSSTGTPSAGTTIGSAGHETRGHDESNKVEEPCVVPKITISEVCPFMRNEESVQQWSKAKKVLTGFSKRGDEKKAGSSNSRRGKPQSRRG, from the exons ATGGCGGCGACGGCCGCGGCGGAGGCAGACGGCGGTGGCGCCGTCACCACGCGGCTATTCGTGGGCGGGCTGGCGGAGGGCGTGTCCGCGGCCGACCTGGAGGCCGTGTTCGGCTCCATCGGCCGCGTCGCCGGCGTCGAGTTCGTGCGCACCAGCGGCCGCAGCTTCGCCTACGTCGACTTCCAATGCCCCTCCCACAAGGCCCTGGCCAAGCTCTTCTCCACC TACAATGGGTGCAAATGGAAAGGAGGGAAGCTGAAACTGGAGAAGGCCAAGGAGCACTACCTCGTTCGGCTGAAGCGAGAATgggagcaggaggcggcggcggcggcagctgctcAAGAAATGCATGCGGAAGATAATGTGGACAagcaggaggagaaggagaagcggaAGCTGGAGAAGGATGCTCTGGAAAGTTCAAAGCTTAACATCTACTTCCCGAGATTGAGGAAG CTGAAACCTTTGCCTTTTAAAGGCAGTGGAAAGCACAAATACAGTTTCAGAAATATTGAAGTCCCTTCCTACCCAATTCATTTCTGTGACTGCGAGGAGCACTGTGGACCTCCTGAGAAAGCTAATGAAGAATATGCTGCTGTTCTTAATCGTGTTGCATATGAGAAGGAGCGCAACATCATGAATTCTGTGATGAGTAAGCTCTTTGAGAAGGACACTGAGCAAATCGATTCATCGGAACTGCAGAAACAAGGTGATGTTGTTAACATCATGGAACCGTCTGATGCTGAGACAGAACCCTCTAATGCTGAGACAGAACCCTCTGATACGGAGACAGAACCCTCTGATTCCGACAATGATTTACCAATGGAAGAAACAACAGAAACTCCTGAAGAAGATTTGGATGACCTCCAAATGGAAGAAACAGACGATCCTTCTGAAGAAGAATTGGATGATGACCTTGTGATCAACATTGCTCCTCGCAAGGCCAACAACTCAGCTGCACAGTTAAATAGGGCAAACCAAGCAGTGAATAAG GACGAGCGGTTCAGAAAACGTCAGCATTTTGATGAGATTTCTCCACAAAAGAAGAGACAGAAACCAGAGGATTTATCTGAACCTAGAAACCAGAAGCAGTCTACTTCAATGAATGCAGACAGGAGGACTACAGGGAGGTCTTTGCCATCTGTGGCAGTAGCCATCCAAAATGAACAAAAATCCTCTGTTTTGTCAGGAAAAGGAACACATGGTTTCTCTTCCGTACTTGATAGAGCTAAAAGTTCTGCTGGTCTTGAAGGTGTTGACGCTCTAACAGGTCGTTCTACCAAAAACGAAGGTTCACAAAATGAGCTTCCTACTGCTGAACCTAAAAAGGGTTCTGTGTGGACTCAGAAGTCTGCCTGGAGAGATCTTGTAGGAGGCATGGGGGCTACATCTTTCAGTATATCGCAGATATTGCCGAACATCAGCCCAGCACCACCAAAACTTGAACCTGCTACTGAGACCTCTGTCGCATGCACCGAAGCCAGGAGGGAAGTGACATCATTAGGTATGACATCTTTGGAATCCCCGGCGGCTATAACTCAGCCCTCGTCTGAGCAGAACTTACTGAGCTCCACGGGAACACCATCCGCTGGAACAACAATTGGTTCAGCTGGTCATGAAACCCGAGGGCACGACGAGAGCAACAAGGTAGAAGAACCGTGTGTGGTCCCAAAGATTACAATCAGTGAAGTCTGCCCGTTCATGAGAAACGAAGAGTCAGTTCAGCAATGGTCGAAGGCAAAGAAGGTTCTAACCGGGTTCAGCAAGAGGGGCGACGAGAAGAAGGCCGGATCCAGTAACTCCAGGAGAGGAAAGCCACAGTCACGGAGAGGATAA
- the LOC123143709 gene encoding putative vacuolar cation/proton exchanger 4 isoform X1 codes for MTSTAAAGSDSRRLLPGRQNFHQLMVSIDSQMDRINGNGQKSAIQASTFSDGADEFDDDTLIASEALSRRTGGFERNAGPGNLGMFGSLKFVLLKSKLNLLIPSGFVAIVVKDMTGNNGWVFPLTLLGIIPLAERLGFATEQLAFFTGPTVGGLLNATFGNATELIISIHALRSGKLRVVQQSLLGSILSNLLLVLGCAFFSGGVTCGKTEQKFSKSEAVVSSGLLLMAVLGLLPPTVLHYTHSEVHSGKSGLALSRFSSCVMLVAYACYIYFELTTSRRREESNQGRGENVGDADNNEAPDISKWEAIAWLAILTIWISVLSDYLVNAIDGASQAWNIPVAFISVILLPIVGNAAEHASAVMFAMKDKLDLSLGVAIGSSTQMSMFGIPFCVVIGWMMGQPMDLNFHLFETASLLMTVLVVAFLLQDGTSNCLKGLMLFLCYLIVAASFYVHSDQDPDGNNPAQN; via the exons ATGACGTCCACGGCGGCGGCCGGCTCCGACTCCCGGCGGCTCTTGCCCGGCCGTCAAAACTTCCATCAG TTAATGGTTTCCATTGATTCACAGATGGACAGGATCAATGGAAATGGCCAGAAGTCTGCCATTCAA GCATCCACATTCTCCGATGGAGCAGACGAATTCGACGACGACACGCTTATTGCCTCGGAAGCGCTGTCCCGCAGAACTGGCGGCTTTGAGAGAAATGCAGGCCCTGGGAATTTGGGGATGTTTGGTAGCCTGAAGTTTGTGCTGCTCAAGTCAAAGCTCAACCTGTTGATACCGTCTGGCTTTGTGGCGATCGTTGTCAAGGACATGACAGGAAACAAT GGCTGGGTGTTTCCCCTGACTCTGTTGGGCATTATTCCTTTGGCGGAGCGACTGGGTTTCGCCACCGA GCAGTTAGCATTCTTCACAGGCCCAACAG TTGGGGGCCTTCTGAATGCTACATTTGGCAATGCAACCGAGTTGATTATATCGATCCATGCGCTAAGGAGCGGAAAGTTACGAGTTGTCCAGCAGTCTCTGCTAGGGTCCATCCTGTCAAACTTGCTTCTGGTTCTCGGTTGCGCATTTTTCAGTGGAGGGGTCACTTGTGGCAAAACTGAGCAGAAATTCAGCAAG TCAGAGGCAGTAGTGAGCTCTGGGCTGCTTTTGATGGCCGTATTGGGGCTGCTGCCTCCTACTGTGCTGCATTACACTCATTCAGAAGTCCACTCTGGAAAGTCAGGACTAGCCTTGTCAAGGTTCAGCAGCTGCGTCATGCTTGTTGCTTACGCTTGCTACATCTACTTTGAACTGACAACCAGTCGCCGTCGCGAGGAATCTAATCAA GGAAGAGGTGAGAATGTAGGGGATGCTGACAACAATGAAGCTCCTGACATTTCAAAATGGGAAGCCATTGCCTGGCTTGCAATTTTGACAATTTGGATCTCAGTACTCTCTGACTACTTAGTTAATGCAATCGAC GGGGCTTCACAGGCTTGGAATATACCGGTTGCGTTCATCAGTGTTATTTTACTTCCAATTGTGGGGAATGCTGCAGAACATGCTAGTGCGGTCATGTTCGCAATGAAAGATAAATTA GATCTTTCCCTGGGAGTTGCAATAGGGTCATCAACACAAATGTCCATGTTTGGG ATACCATTTTGTGTAGTGATAGGGTGGATGATGGGCCAGCCCATGGACTTGAACTTTCATCTCTTCGAGACCGCAAGCCTCTTAATGACGGTACTGGTTGTCGCATTTTTGTTGCAG GATGGGACTTCAAATTGCTTAAAAGGGTTGATGCTGTTTCTATGCTATCTGATAGTCGCTGCTAGTTTCTATGTACATTCCGATCAGGATCCTGATG GTAATAACCCTGCGCAAAACTAG
- the LOC123143709 gene encoding putative vacuolar cation/proton exchanger 4 isoform X3, with the protein MFGSLKFVLLKSKLNLLIPSGFVAIVVKDMTGNNGWVFPLTLLGIIPLAERLGFATEQLAFFTGPTVGGLLNATFGNATELIISIHALRSGKLRVVQQSLLGSILSNLLLVLGCAFFSGGVTCGKTEQKFSKSEAVVSSGLLLMAVLGLLPPTVLHYTHSEVHSGKSGLALSRFSSCVMLVAYACYIYFELTTSRRREESNQGRGENVGDADNNEAPDISKWEAIAWLAILTIWISVLSDYLVNAIDGASQAWNIPVAFISVILLPIVGNAAEHASAVMFAMKDKLDLSLGVAIGSSTQMSMFGIPFCVVIGWMMGQPMDLNFHLFETASLLMTVLVVAFLLQDGTSNCLKGLMLFLCYLIVAASFYVHSDQDPDGNNPAQN; encoded by the exons ATGTTTGGTAGCCTGAAGTTTGTGCTGCTCAAGTCAAAGCTCAACCTGTTGATACCGTCTGGCTTTGTGGCGATCGTTGTCAAGGACATGACAGGAAACAAT GGCTGGGTGTTTCCCCTGACTCTGTTGGGCATTATTCCTTTGGCGGAGCGACTGGGTTTCGCCACCGA GCAGTTAGCATTCTTCACAGGCCCAACAG TTGGGGGCCTTCTGAATGCTACATTTGGCAATGCAACCGAGTTGATTATATCGATCCATGCGCTAAGGAGCGGAAAGTTACGAGTTGTCCAGCAGTCTCTGCTAGGGTCCATCCTGTCAAACTTGCTTCTGGTTCTCGGTTGCGCATTTTTCAGTGGAGGGGTCACTTGTGGCAAAACTGAGCAGAAATTCAGCAAG TCAGAGGCAGTAGTGAGCTCTGGGCTGCTTTTGATGGCCGTATTGGGGCTGCTGCCTCCTACTGTGCTGCATTACACTCATTCAGAAGTCCACTCTGGAAAGTCAGGACTAGCCTTGTCAAGGTTCAGCAGCTGCGTCATGCTTGTTGCTTACGCTTGCTACATCTACTTTGAACTGACAACCAGTCGCCGTCGCGAGGAATCTAATCAA GGAAGAGGTGAGAATGTAGGGGATGCTGACAACAATGAAGCTCCTGACATTTCAAAATGGGAAGCCATTGCCTGGCTTGCAATTTTGACAATTTGGATCTCAGTACTCTCTGACTACTTAGTTAATGCAATCGAC GGGGCTTCACAGGCTTGGAATATACCGGTTGCGTTCATCAGTGTTATTTTACTTCCAATTGTGGGGAATGCTGCAGAACATGCTAGTGCGGTCATGTTCGCAATGAAAGATAAATTA GATCTTTCCCTGGGAGTTGCAATAGGGTCATCAACACAAATGTCCATGTTTGGG ATACCATTTTGTGTAGTGATAGGGTGGATGATGGGCCAGCCCATGGACTTGAACTTTCATCTCTTCGAGACCGCAAGCCTCTTAATGACGGTACTGGTTGTCGCATTTTTGTTGCAG GATGGGACTTCAAATTGCTTAAAAGGGTTGATGCTGTTTCTATGCTATCTGATAGTCGCTGCTAGTTTCTATGTACATTCCGATCAGGATCCTGATG GTAATAACCCTGCGCAAAACTAG
- the LOC123143708 gene encoding protein REPRESSOR OF SILENCING 3 isoform X2 encodes MAATAAAEADGGGAVTTRLFVGGLAEGVSAADLEAVFGSIGRVAGVEFVRTSGRSFAYVDFQCPSHKALAKLFSTYNGCKWKGGKLKLEKAKEHYLVRLKREWEQEAAAAAAAQEMHAEDNVDKQEEKEKRKLEKDALESSKLNIYFPRLRKLKPLPFKGSGKHKYSFRNIEVPSYPIHFCDCEEHCGPPEKANEEYAAVLNRVAYEKERNIMNSVMSKLFEKDTEQIDSSELQKQGDVVNIMEPSDAETEPSNAETEPSDTETEPSDSDNDLPMEETTETPEEDLDDLQMEETDDPSEEELDDDLVINIAPRKANNSAAQLNRANQAVNKDERFRKRQHFDEISPQKKRQKPEDLSEPRNQKQSTSMNADRRTTGVDALTGRSTKNEGSQNELPTAEPKKGSVWTQKSAWRDLVGGMGATSFSISQILPNISPAPPKLEPATETSVACTEARREVTSLGMTSLESPAAITQPSSEQNLLSSTGTPSAGTTIGSAGHETRGHDESNKVEEPCVVPKITISEVCPFMRNEESVQQWSKAKKVLTGFSKRGDEKKAGSSNSRRGKPQSRRG; translated from the exons ATGGCGGCGACGGCCGCGGCGGAGGCAGACGGCGGTGGCGCCGTCACCACGCGGCTATTCGTGGGCGGGCTGGCGGAGGGCGTGTCCGCGGCCGACCTGGAGGCCGTGTTCGGCTCCATCGGCCGCGTCGCCGGCGTCGAGTTCGTGCGCACCAGCGGCCGCAGCTTCGCCTACGTCGACTTCCAATGCCCCTCCCACAAGGCCCTGGCCAAGCTCTTCTCCACC TACAATGGGTGCAAATGGAAAGGAGGGAAGCTGAAACTGGAGAAGGCCAAGGAGCACTACCTCGTTCGGCTGAAGCGAGAATgggagcaggaggcggcggcggcggcagctgctcAAGAAATGCATGCGGAAGATAATGTGGACAagcaggaggagaaggagaagcggaAGCTGGAGAAGGATGCTCTGGAAAGTTCAAAGCTTAACATCTACTTCCCGAGATTGAGGAAG CTGAAACCTTTGCCTTTTAAAGGCAGTGGAAAGCACAAATACAGTTTCAGAAATATTGAAGTCCCTTCCTACCCAATTCATTTCTGTGACTGCGAGGAGCACTGTGGACCTCCTGAGAAAGCTAATGAAGAATATGCTGCTGTTCTTAATCGTGTTGCATATGAGAAGGAGCGCAACATCATGAATTCTGTGATGAGTAAGCTCTTTGAGAAGGACACTGAGCAAATCGATTCATCGGAACTGCAGAAACAAGGTGATGTTGTTAACATCATGGAACCGTCTGATGCTGAGACAGAACCCTCTAATGCTGAGACAGAACCCTCTGATACGGAGACAGAACCCTCTGATTCCGACAATGATTTACCAATGGAAGAAACAACAGAAACTCCTGAAGAAGATTTGGATGACCTCCAAATGGAAGAAACAGACGATCCTTCTGAAGAAGAATTGGATGATGACCTTGTGATCAACATTGCTCCTCGCAAGGCCAACAACTCAGCTGCACAGTTAAATAGGGCAAACCAAGCAGTGAATAAG GACGAGCGGTTCAGAAAACGTCAGCATTTTGATGAGATTTCTCCACAAAAGAAGAGACAGAAACCAGAGGATTTATCTGAACCTAGAAACCAGAAGCAGTCTACTTCAATGAATGCAGACAGGAGGACTACAG GTGTTGACGCTCTAACAGGTCGTTCTACCAAAAACGAAGGTTCACAAAATGAGCTTCCTACTGCTGAACCTAAAAAGGGTTCTGTGTGGACTCAGAAGTCTGCCTGGAGAGATCTTGTAGGAGGCATGGGGGCTACATCTTTCAGTATATCGCAGATATTGCCGAACATCAGCCCAGCACCACCAAAACTTGAACCTGCTACTGAGACCTCTGTCGCATGCACCGAAGCCAGGAGGGAAGTGACATCATTAGGTATGACATCTTTGGAATCCCCGGCGGCTATAACTCAGCCCTCGTCTGAGCAGAACTTACTGAGCTCCACGGGAACACCATCCGCTGGAACAACAATTGGTTCAGCTGGTCATGAAACCCGAGGGCACGACGAGAGCAACAAGGTAGAAGAACCGTGTGTGGTCCCAAAGATTACAATCAGTGAAGTCTGCCCGTTCATGAGAAACGAAGAGTCAGTTCAGCAATGGTCGAAGGCAAAGAAGGTTCTAACCGGGTTCAGCAAGAGGGGCGACGAGAAGAAGGCCGGATCCAGTAACTCCAGGAGAGGAAAGCCACAGTCACGGAGAGGATAA
- the LOC123143707 gene encoding receptor-like protein EIX2, protein MHPPPKSLLILLLHAVLLAASPHALAQRLPAAACTPQERDALLAFKQGITISSDTAGLLASWREDDCCQWRGVRCSNRTGHVVALNLRGHELVGEVPPHLGNFSKLHYLDLSSYANVYSEDISWLRRLPFLRFLSLIFIDLSTVPDWAHVVNALPLRSLHPEGCSLTSANQSLPHSNLTSTLEVLNLSVNKFDHPVASCWFWNLTRLKHLYLDYNKGLYGPLPDALGGMVSLQELSFLGSSHMMSMASADLKNLCNLSGEAPTMFLRQIAGIAPDGTGTLANWMGHRTSLVILDLSVNNITGPIPKIIGQFIDLKALYLSVNHLTGHLPSEIGTLTNLSCLHLSQNHLDGLVTEEHFNGLKSLERINLADNQLEIVVGSEWVPPFRLQEAYFASCQMGPLFPAWLKWQVDLTYLDISSAGITGQIPLSVCELSLYSLDLANNLLEGELPQCFSTKFLGFLLLSNNKFSGKFPPFLENCTMLSFFDLARNRFSGTLPMWIGNLGELQFLRLSNNMFHGHIPNTITSLRKLYHLNLAANGISGSIPHHLSNLIAMTTPYVEVPGTVVAGFQDIVGDMPVIFKRRELKYKGVGVLEISSIDFSCNRLTGKIPEEITTLGGLINLNLSWNQLNGGLPNKVGGMQALESLDFSNNDILGGIPSSWSNLTYLSILDLSYNHPAGIIPSGGQLDTLYTENPSIYNGNIGLCGPILHKSCSVNNNASHPDHQQRSQKVSESTLFFYFGLGSGFVAGLWVVFCALLFKKAWRIAYFRFFDKVYDKAYVFIVVTWGRLARKR, encoded by the exons ATGCATCCTCCTCCAAAGtcgctcctcatcctcctcctccacgcGGTCCTGCTCGCCGCCTCACCACATGCGCTGGCGCAGCGGCTACCGGCGGCCGCCTGCACGCCGCAGGAGAGGGACGCGCTGCTGGCGTTCAAGCAAGGCATCACCATCAGCAGCGACACCGCTGGCCTCCTCGCCTCATGGCGCGAAGACGACTGCTGCCAGTGGAGGGGTGTCCGGTGCAGCAACCGGACCGGCCATGTCGTCGCGCTCAACCTTCGAGGGCACGAACTGGTCG GGGAAGTGCCTCCCCATCTTGGCAACTTCTCCAAGCTGCACTATCTGGATCTATCAAGCTATGCAAATGTGTACTCCGAGGATATCTCATGGTTAAGACGGCTACCATTTCTAAGGTTTCTCAGCCTGATTTTCATAGACCTGAGTACGGTGCCCGATTGGGCTCATGTGGTGAACGCCCTTCCTTTGAGGTCCCTTCATCCTGAAGGTTGCTCGCTAACAAGTGCGAACCAATCGCTCCCACACTCAAACCTTACTTCAACTCTTGAGGTGCTCAACCTCTCTGTCAACAAGTTTGACCACCCGGTCGCATCTTGTTGGTTCTGGAACCTAACAAGACTCAAGCACCTCTACCTTGATTATAATAAGGGTCTGTATGGTCCGCTTCCTGATGCACTGGGGGGCATGGTATCCTTGCAAGAATTATCCTTCTTAGGTAGTAGCCACATGATGAGCATGGCCTCGGCGGATTTGAAGAACCTATGCAACTTGAG CGGAGAGGCTCCCACAATGTTCCTCAGACAAATTGCAGGAATTGCACCTGATGGGACAGGAACTCTAGCGAATTGGATGGGACACCGCACCAGCTTGGTCATTCTTGATCTCAGCGTAAACAACATTACTGGACCTATACCAAAAATTATAGGGCAATTCATAGATCTGAAGGCTCTATACCTCTCTGTCAACCACCTGACTGGACACCTGCCATCTGAAATTGGTACTCTCACTAATTTGAGTTGTTTACATCTTAGTCAGAATCACTTGGATGGTCTGGTTACAGAAGAACACTTCAATGGTCTAAAAAGCTTAGAGCGCATAAACTTAGCTGACAATCAATTGGAGATTGTGGTGGGTTCAGAATGGGTTCCTCCCTTTAGACTGCAAGAAGCTTATTTTGCATCTTGCCAGATGGGTCCTCTATTTCCTGCATGGCTTAAGTGGCAAGTGGATCTTACTTACCTTGACATCTCAAGCGCAGGAATAACCG GTCAAATTCCACTGTCGGTATGTGAATTGAGCTTGTATTCCTTGGATTTGGCCAATAATCTTCTTGAAGGAGAACTTCCTCAATGCTTCAGCACAAAATTCCTGGGGTTTCTATTGTTAAGTAACAATAAATTCTCGGGCAAGTTTCCACCATTTCTGGAAAACTGTACAATGCTGTCTTTTTTTGATCTGGCACGGAACAGGTTCTCTGGAACATTGCCAATGTGGATTGGGAACTTGGGGGAACTACAATTTCTACGGCTGAGCAACAACATGTTCCATGGGCATATTCCGAATACTATCACAAGTCTCAGGAAACTTTATCATTTGAATCTGGCGGCCAATGGGATATCAGGTTCCATACCTCACCATCTATCAAATCTAATAGCGATGACAACGCCATATGTAGAGGTTCCTGGCACGGTCGTTGCAGGGTTCCAAGATATAGTCGGTGATATGCCAGTAATCTTCAAGAGGCGAGAACTTAAATACAAAGGTGTTGGTGTTTTGGAGATATCGAGCATTGACTTCTCATGCAATCGTTTAACTGGTAAAATTCCAGAGGAAATAACAACTCTTGGTGGATTGATTAATCTGAACTTGTCTTGGAATCAATTGAATGGAGGATTACCTAACAAGGTTGGGGGCATGCAGGCGTTGGAGTCACTTGACTTCTCGAACAATGATATTTTAGGAGGAATCCCGTCAAGCTGGTCAAATCTAACGTACTTGAGCATTCTCGACCTGTCATATAATCATCCAGCAGGAATAATACCATCAGGAGGTCAACTTGACACTCTTTACACGGAGAACCCATCCATATACAATGGCAACATTGGCCTTTGTGGGCCTATCCTTCATAAAAGCTGCTCTGTCAACAATAATGCATCACATCCTGACCATCAACAGAGAAGTCAAAAAGTTTCGGAGTCGACGTTGTTCTTTTACTTTGGACTTGGGTCAGGGTTTGTGGCTGGCCTCTGGGTTGTGTTCTGTGCTCTGCTCTTCAAGAAAGCATGGAGGATTGCTTATTTCCGCTTCTTTGATAAGGTTTATGACAAAGCTTATGTGTTTATAGTTGTCACTTGGGGCAGGTTAGCCAGGAAAAGGTAA
- the LOC123143709 gene encoding putative vacuolar cation/proton exchanger 4 isoform X2: MTSTAAAGSDSRRLLPGRQNFHQMDRINGNGQKSAIQASTFSDGADEFDDDTLIASEALSRRTGGFERNAGPGNLGMFGSLKFVLLKSKLNLLIPSGFVAIVVKDMTGNNGWVFPLTLLGIIPLAERLGFATEQLAFFTGPTVGGLLNATFGNATELIISIHALRSGKLRVVQQSLLGSILSNLLLVLGCAFFSGGVTCGKTEQKFSKSEAVVSSGLLLMAVLGLLPPTVLHYTHSEVHSGKSGLALSRFSSCVMLVAYACYIYFELTTSRRREESNQGRGENVGDADNNEAPDISKWEAIAWLAILTIWISVLSDYLVNAIDGASQAWNIPVAFISVILLPIVGNAAEHASAVMFAMKDKLDLSLGVAIGSSTQMSMFGIPFCVVIGWMMGQPMDLNFHLFETASLLMTVLVVAFLLQDGTSNCLKGLMLFLCYLIVAASFYVHSDQDPDGNNPAQN, translated from the exons ATGACGTCCACGGCGGCGGCCGGCTCCGACTCCCGGCGGCTCTTGCCCGGCCGTCAAAACTTCCATCAG ATGGACAGGATCAATGGAAATGGCCAGAAGTCTGCCATTCAA GCATCCACATTCTCCGATGGAGCAGACGAATTCGACGACGACACGCTTATTGCCTCGGAAGCGCTGTCCCGCAGAACTGGCGGCTTTGAGAGAAATGCAGGCCCTGGGAATTTGGGGATGTTTGGTAGCCTGAAGTTTGTGCTGCTCAAGTCAAAGCTCAACCTGTTGATACCGTCTGGCTTTGTGGCGATCGTTGTCAAGGACATGACAGGAAACAAT GGCTGGGTGTTTCCCCTGACTCTGTTGGGCATTATTCCTTTGGCGGAGCGACTGGGTTTCGCCACCGA GCAGTTAGCATTCTTCACAGGCCCAACAG TTGGGGGCCTTCTGAATGCTACATTTGGCAATGCAACCGAGTTGATTATATCGATCCATGCGCTAAGGAGCGGAAAGTTACGAGTTGTCCAGCAGTCTCTGCTAGGGTCCATCCTGTCAAACTTGCTTCTGGTTCTCGGTTGCGCATTTTTCAGTGGAGGGGTCACTTGTGGCAAAACTGAGCAGAAATTCAGCAAG TCAGAGGCAGTAGTGAGCTCTGGGCTGCTTTTGATGGCCGTATTGGGGCTGCTGCCTCCTACTGTGCTGCATTACACTCATTCAGAAGTCCACTCTGGAAAGTCAGGACTAGCCTTGTCAAGGTTCAGCAGCTGCGTCATGCTTGTTGCTTACGCTTGCTACATCTACTTTGAACTGACAACCAGTCGCCGTCGCGAGGAATCTAATCAA GGAAGAGGTGAGAATGTAGGGGATGCTGACAACAATGAAGCTCCTGACATTTCAAAATGGGAAGCCATTGCCTGGCTTGCAATTTTGACAATTTGGATCTCAGTACTCTCTGACTACTTAGTTAATGCAATCGAC GGGGCTTCACAGGCTTGGAATATACCGGTTGCGTTCATCAGTGTTATTTTACTTCCAATTGTGGGGAATGCTGCAGAACATGCTAGTGCGGTCATGTTCGCAATGAAAGATAAATTA GATCTTTCCCTGGGAGTTGCAATAGGGTCATCAACACAAATGTCCATGTTTGGG ATACCATTTTGTGTAGTGATAGGGTGGATGATGGGCCAGCCCATGGACTTGAACTTTCATCTCTTCGAGACCGCAAGCCTCTTAATGACGGTACTGGTTGTCGCATTTTTGTTGCAG GATGGGACTTCAAATTGCTTAAAAGGGTTGATGCTGTTTCTATGCTATCTGATAGTCGCTGCTAGTTTCTATGTACATTCCGATCAGGATCCTGATG GTAATAACCCTGCGCAAAACTAG